The following proteins are co-located in the Oligoflexia bacterium genome:
- a CDS encoding potassium channel family protein: protein MKVSFRRTLRAIWRRVYFLIHQPLFWALTVFGHGITLLSSILFYYLEKNYNPEVQSFLDCLSWSTGLMTTIGYGVVVPVTTPGKILSIGMMLIGSLFLWSYMALFVRALLTPDLGHLEKEMDELESGLTKINKAIHLDNETANKLIHSIEKLNSNLHKFKDYEVTRK from the coding sequence ATGAAAGTTTCATTTCGAAGAACTCTTAGAGCAATTTGGCGGCGTGTTTATTTCTTGATTCATCAACCTCTCTTTTGGGCACTTACAGTTTTTGGCCACGGCATTACACTCCTTAGCTCCATTCTTTTTTATTACCTAGAGAAAAATTATAACCCCGAGGTTCAATCATTTCTGGATTGCCTTTCTTGGAGCACCGGGCTCATGACAACAATTGGATATGGGGTGGTTGTCCCTGTGACGACACCTGGGAAGATTTTAAGTATTGGTATGATGCTCATTGGTTCACTTTTTCTTTGGTCTTATATGGCACTTTTTGTAAGAGCTCTTTTGACTCCTGATTTAGGTCACTTGGAGAAAGAAATGGATGAATTGGAAAGTGGACTTACCAAAATCAATAAAGCAATTCATCTCGATAATGAAACTGCGAATAAATTAATCCATTCAATTGAGAAACTTAATTCTAATTTGCATAAATTTAAGGACTATGAAGTCACAAGAAAATAA
- a CDS encoding TIGR00645 family protein, with protein MKRIENIFEQVIFASRWIQAPIYGGLIVGALLYTYKFLAELVHLCATVNSITEEVLMLGILTLVDITMVLNLLIMVIIGGYATFVSRIHLDKHEDRPDWLEKINAGTLKVKLAGALVGISGIHLLKSFIDITKKDPDHIKWQVIIHLVFLFSTLALAYTEKMLHASESSSTKLKH; from the coding sequence ATGAAACGCATTGAGAATATTTTTGAACAAGTGATTTTTGCAAGCCGTTGGATACAAGCGCCCATTTATGGTGGCCTTATTGTAGGAGCACTACTTTACACCTACAAATTTTTGGCTGAGCTGGTGCATCTCTGCGCAACTGTTAATTCAATCACTGAAGAAGTTCTAATGTTAGGTATTTTGACTTTAGTTGATATAACGATGGTCTTAAACCTCCTCATTATGGTTATCATCGGTGGATACGCAACATTTGTAAGTCGCATTCATTTGGATAAACATGAAGATCGACCCGATTGGCTTGAAAAAATTAACGCTGGTACTCTAAAGGTAAAGTTGGCAGGAGCCTTAGTCGGTATCTCTGGTATTCATTTGTTAAAATCCTTTATCGATATCACTAAGAAGGATCCTGATCATATTAAGTGGCAGGTTATTATTCATCTCGTGTTTTTATTTTCAACTCTAGCGCTTGCATACACCGAGAAAATGCTTCATGCATCTGAAAGTAGCTCTACTAAACTGAAGCATTAA
- a CDS encoding class I SAM-dependent methyltransferase has product MLKFSSKNPFPLVRCDDKSITEARVRAHSDQVDAYLGMQIEEVEKKLRSDGCRLKASGFHEKTQELWIGLAAKRFLTPYTEIRTILSLLKPEQSTTIVDLGAGYGRMGFVVGRHYPKVKFIGYEYVGERVKESKRCLNRLGHPLVKFKHADLSSMEFQPATADYYFIYDYGTSEAIKKTLVDLKKIAQEKPITVVARGRDSRDFIEEHHLWLTKRALPKSYIYFSIYQSA; this is encoded by the coding sequence ATGCTGAAATTTAGTTCAAAAAATCCTTTTCCGCTCGTGCGATGCGATGACAAGAGTATTACTGAAGCAAGGGTACGTGCTCATTCCGACCAAGTAGATGCCTATCTCGGCATGCAGATAGAAGAAGTTGAAAAGAAACTTCGCAGCGACGGGTGCCGGTTAAAGGCTTCGGGTTTTCACGAAAAAACACAAGAATTATGGATTGGATTGGCAGCGAAGCGGTTTCTTACTCCGTATACCGAAATTAGAACTATCCTTTCATTACTTAAGCCCGAACAAAGTACTACAATTGTTGATTTAGGCGCGGGTTACGGGCGCATGGGTTTTGTCGTCGGGAGGCACTATCCGAAAGTTAAATTTATCGGATACGAATATGTTGGCGAACGAGTCAAAGAAAGTAAGCGATGCCTAAATCGCCTTGGCCATCCCCTTGTAAAATTTAAACATGCAGATTTGAGTTCCATGGAATTTCAACCCGCCACTGCAGACTATTATTTTATATATGATTACGGGACATCAGAGGCCATTAAGAAGACTCTCGTTGATCTTAAAAAGATTGCTCAAGAAAAACCCATCACCGTTGTTGCTCGAGGCCGAGATTCGAGAGATTTCATTGAGGAACATCATCTTTGGCTTACAAAGAGAGCATTACCCAAATCTTATATTTATTTTTCAATATACCAATCTGCCTAA
- a CDS encoding histidine kinase dimerization/phospho-acceptor domain-containing protein — MENDDTPKMQSTAILLDRNKKVIVDLWASIAKEQFPAAQSQSKPALLNALPQLIDQIINALSLVGFSTDERKDISKEHGQQRAALGDYTLKQVLAEMRILRETMFEILEKVGGPLNQRDRDIILDSIERGIVITGAEFMKIQINEKDQELAEKTEVVKQVESDLYESLTTIEKLESEQRLRDLFVATLTHDLKNPLTAAKMSSQILLRNLGNTDDVNKLASRILSNIVRVDTMIDSLLDTNQIRAGKSLTIETKEYDLRKQVTELLE; from the coding sequence GTGGAAAATGACGATACACCTAAAATGCAATCAACAGCCATCTTACTTGATCGAAATAAAAAAGTAATTGTTGATCTTTGGGCGTCAATAGCAAAAGAACAATTTCCCGCAGCTCAAAGTCAAAGTAAACCAGCCCTCCTGAATGCTCTTCCTCAATTGATAGATCAAATAATTAATGCCCTTTCTCTAGTTGGTTTTTCCACAGACGAACGAAAAGATATCTCCAAAGAACATGGTCAACAGCGAGCGGCACTAGGCGATTACACTCTCAAGCAAGTATTAGCCGAAATGAGAATTTTACGAGAAACAATGTTTGAGATTTTAGAAAAAGTCGGAGGCCCACTAAATCAGCGTGATCGGGATATAATTCTAGATTCCATTGAAAGAGGGATTGTCATAACTGGTGCTGAGTTTATGAAAATTCAGATTAATGAAAAAGATCAGGAACTTGCTGAGAAAACCGAAGTCGTCAAACAAGTTGAATCTGATCTTTATGAATCACTCACCACAATCGAGAAACTTGAATCTGAACAACGGTTAAGAGATTTATTTGTGGCAACACTTACACACGATTTAAAAAATCCGCTGACAGCCGCAAAAATGAGTTCTCAGATTTTACTCCGCAATTTAGGAAATACAGATGACGTAAATAAATTGGCATCGAGAATTTTGAGTAATATTGTGCGAGTAGATACCATGATAGATTCTTTACTAGATACAAATCAAATAAGGGCGGGCAAAAGCCTAACCATTGAGACGAAAGAATATGATCTTAGAAAACAGGTAACAGAACTTTTAGAATAA
- a CDS encoding sensor histidine kinase: MAYGKIGRALENLLTNAVKHGEVGRPITVAVQELMNEIKISVHNEGKPIPVEEQSAVFEPFFRSKTVRFGKQKGWGLGLTLVQGIVEAHGGKIELVSNADYGTTFSIIFPKTP; encoded by the coding sequence TTGGCTTACGGCAAAATTGGCAGGGCTTTGGAGAACTTACTAACCAACGCTGTTAAGCATGGAGAAGTGGGTCGCCCTATAACTGTGGCGGTCCAAGAATTAATGAATGAAATAAAAATTTCTGTTCATAATGAGGGAAAGCCTATACCAGTAGAAGAACAGAGTGCAGTTTTTGAGCCGTTTTTTAGATCAAAAACCGTCCGATTCGGAAAGCAAAAAGGTTGGGGATTAGGACTAACATTAGTTCAGGGAATTGTTGAAGCGCATGGTGGGAAAATTGAGTTAGTGAGTAATGCTGACTATGGAACGACCTTTTCAATTATATTTCCCAAGACGCCATAG
- a CDS encoding helix-turn-helix transcriptional regulator: MATRHFFNLKLPKATPGKVIKAFRTNFNITQQELAKVTGIAETNLSAIENDKVEIGVKRAVLIATALGISPSGLLFPNGYVSSYGKDIKTVQAAAAKMMAKKKVG, from the coding sequence ATGGCAACACGTCACTTTTTTAACCTTAAGTTACCCAAGGCAACACCTGGAAAAGTGATCAAAGCTTTTCGTACAAATTTTAATATCACTCAACAAGAGTTAGCTAAAGTCACCGGCATTGCTGAAACCAACTTAAGTGCCATTGAAAATGATAAAGTTGAAATCGGAGTTAAAAGAGCAGTCCTCATTGCAACTGCTTTAGGCATTAGCCCCTCAGGTCTTTTATTTCCAAACGGTTATGTGTCTTCATATGGAAAAGATATAAAAACTGTTCAAGCAGCTGCTGCCAAGATGATGGCGAAGAAAAAAGTAGGCTGA